The Takifugu rubripes chromosome 7, fTakRub1.2, whole genome shotgun sequence genome has a segment encoding these proteins:
- the cicb gene encoding protein capicua homolog isoform X2: MRPIKKHRGRSSPLTRGRGGKRKGTFQPLREKDPKRVKKETRNKPMQHKLGTQSPDKQNQPSAPNCNEEPVKCSNTPTKDLTQPRKPVDSVETDGKKVERNAQNKKTLAANGNGEISTQTVALPTPTAGPPSTSTASQAANHSVTSVSSRKTATFKARVPKKKYTFEHFASTISALTTISTSSPALSDTVNTAANHFKSSNSVVISMNKNINKSIISSNNSSAESHCTLVHSANSRSNHFSGKLPSVATVDSTATETNHLVSIENRTRSIDYHEKESGENETGAPSSVRSSSTDTASEHSADLDVNEATRSSQHQKIFDTPDHPNSASSVEASLSEAVAEALAKGMKNQRVLARTGESAGAVHGDTRVKTETDSCPSSPIFRPGVVRRVSGGNVEVQLQGYETIVKYPFCGNTVMSTVEFILDTPPPGTAPVAIGTQVCVPFGGEEGCPLLYREGMIVKVDPHPGVSFPYQVLLKGDRKTLGEEDMGEEKQQRKANAQAVWVSRQSLRLLTPPWEVSYLEGGKAKEREREREREERERREEMEVEREVCQLSIGMGVLGRGARLAHGFSLEGATGGHSYGNTNPSCHSTMSGSAAHGYGLNYTHRERQKHPNSPDEDVELSRFTLGLTVGSKPNAVTSQHRNVLSKSDGLSPSSPHRTVVRGLGPHHLSSIASSPPPSTHALLVSEIHNSTPNLSPAKITPTQISTPVPGEGSSTTPSRTRTPFSLAQQKYKKGDVVCTPNGIRKKFNGKQWRRLCSREGCMKESQRRGYCSRHLSMRTKEIEASGAERVGGGSSSGTVTPSDLHGRASSEFEWDDTSRESSEASSRGDSRPRLVLPSLLPHELSSRFDIDECEAATMLVSLGSSRSGTPSFSPISNQSPFSPAPSPSPSPLFGFRPANFSPITASPVLQHRRHRQPSGTGGGGAGGNRATAPAGGSERERHTSGIQSSFHSNLMFTVPMSPSKRKPDAPPPASLPSHLHDYTPKTEVEQGDLGNSFRVLSPHTPISHSNTHTPTFSRPRGVTTTSSSRPLSSPAVSPPPLLVSPSPSPLTPDGASRRAIPISQQTLRDSPVIVRNPEVPLAKFTECPLGKGGLEHEQGIDSASSKDICLATLSPHSNSGLQVPIPINAAATSIPNGTVLLRSPAQTLVLVSPTPSSLSTTDAPSTPLQALSVTVSTTVTVPVQKSTDSSGGQEENKGVLRDDVQQPVPCHPSPTALLPLILPAESLHPIPRKDIIMGRPGTVWTNVEPRSVPVFPWHSLVPFLAPTQSDAASHPGEGPHPVSHPQAPSLKSESQGVAAPSQEPAEAPPAAERAALSQPPPTSEEQPAEKEKGDAERERPDSETESDVDDPFLPGVVPEPPLATSPVKRRTQSLSALPKDGDKNSPGKREKDHIRRPMNAFMIFSKRHRALVHQRHPNQDNRTVSKILGEWWYALGPKEKQKYHDLAFQVKEAHFKAHPDWKWCNKERKKSSSEGRGVPGGKDIRERSMSESTEPHSVDLKGVGPNIVGVSERNAGETRPRALSQSAMHSFERGDRGNTQALAELAQMCGDGGSQFPSHTPALSQSQRGVSEDMTSDEERMVICEEEGDDDVIDPYPSSSIDLKCKERVTDSDSENGSGDEAERKRVFAPVICSTALSSSSQHIPHGRSVSLSSYPTSKRYDEGRPGGGGGADHRRKDRGDGDSKGAFVGEDGGGLQAASFSLSSGQSLMSTSGVTLSSGATSLGANPLLGIGAVRVASTVVTNVMRPVISTPLPIASKPRDGGPSSSSLPPERKALTPQHQPQLLTGSGGGGAATGGGYYSSSSPNPVGSGPGGVLTNLVLGGPLSAQPAVQLITPAPQPQSSQQQTLPPPTHTSHHQTNGPVPLPLLQPQFLPASSLAPPVGKAITQVQYILPTLPANNHPKSPPRHLSQTTSIFTLPPAPPTHASLANGKQQVTGSVTGYTSSQTVGVVSPGPRVQTQSPVLQGKMLVPMATVRTAPAPAQQFPIVAPPLPVQNGSQTGSKIIQIAPMPVVQSQLPQGGAVHPPNAFPVTVGTAAVVAPGTAPSQTVLLPPPPTRITYVQSTPGVPSSLPLVSTTTGSSTTQQALPVAGSAYVPSALATLGFTAIAPPGQTLVQPLITGQPPLLAPSQSPSPSASVPVSGSQIVTAVYPPSPSITVATGVVSMTAVPPSAVHSGSSPSSASSHILSKHTAAATTVTHTHPQLHLDRPSERHLSRDRPADRQMDRASERQAEMLMPLERQLERQGQPSSSGSVAPPSGPAVSIRANSPTLPVQTSGSVPGTPKLTQLPVRTSQKVKATLANIPVGNYEGGGRGKEREKEREKEREAAGGGHFSFDTQSSPATHPIEELPSERAPESSGAADPSESRSRDGTTTKEAGWKECLPSSPLLPPSSTEPNLPPPHTEKEGPAPKKLKARPPPLKKTFDSVDKSGRVLSEVYFEERFAELPEFRPEEVLPSPTLQSLATSPRAILGSYRRKRKNSTDLDSATDEQVSPKRKSRRRSSCSSEPNTPKSAAKCEGDIFTFDRPGAEGEDILTDLEFDKVPYSSLRRTLDQRRALVMQLFQEQGFFPSAQATAAFQTRYSDIFPTKLCLQLKIREVRQKIMQTATPSDASGLGTSDSSSLPGPSGSHSGEGSGRGELQDDEEEPGTEGSPEDPRDSQDSSR; encoded by the exons ATGAGACCAATAAAAAAACACCGAGGACGTTCTTCCCCATTAACTAGaggcagaggggggaaaaggaaaGGGACCTTCCAGCCTCTTCGAGAAAAAGACCCCAAGAGAGTCAAAAAGGAGACACGCAACAAGCCCATGCAGCATAAACTCGGCACCCAATCTCCAGACAAACAGAACCAACCCTCTGCCCCCAACTGTAATGAAGAACCTGTCAAATGCAGCAATACCCCAACAAAGGATCTCACCCAACCGCGGAAACCTGTAGATTCAGTTGAGACCGATGGAAAAAAGGTGGAAAGAAATGCACAAAATAAGAAGACTTTGGCAGCAAATGGAAATGGTGAAATTTCCACACAAACTGTAGCACTTCCTACTCCTACCGCAGGACCACCTTCCACCAGTACAGCTTCTCAAGCAGCCAACCATAGCGTAACCTCTGTCTCCAGCCGAAAAACAGCCACATTTAAGGCTCGCGTACCCAAGAAAAAATACACTTTTGAGCACTTTGCTAGTACTATAAGTGCCCTGACTACCATTTCTACCTCTAGCCCTGCACTAAGTGATACTGTAAATACAGCTGCTAATCATTTTAAGAGCAGTAACAGTGTTGTAATTAGcatgaataaaaacataaataaaagcattattAGTAGTAACAATAGTAGTGCTGAAAGCCATTGTACTTTAGTTCATAGTGCCAACAGTAGAAGTAATCATTTCTCAGGTAAACTGCCATCTGTGGCAACTGTAGACAGTACGGCTACAGAAACAAACCACTTGGTTTCCATTGAGAATAGAACGAGGTCAATTGATTACCATGAAAAAGAAAGCGGGGAGAACGAGACTGGGGCACCTAGCTCAGTGCGTTCTTCCTCCACCGATACAGCTAGCGAGCATTCAGCTGACCTAGATGTAAATGAAGCAACAAGATCAAGCCAACATCAGAAAATCTTTGACACCCCAGATCACCCAAATAGCGCAAGTTCTGTGGAGGCCAGCCTGTCAGAAGCAGTGGCCGAAGCTCTGGCTAAAGGCATGAAAAACCAGAGGGTCCTGGCTCGAACAGGAGAGAGTGCAGGTGCAGTTCATGGGGACACAAGGGTTAAAACAGAGACTGACTCATGTCCTTCATCACCTATATTCAGACCTGGGGTAGTGCGCAGGGTGAGTGGCGGTAATGTTGAGGTCCAGCTTCAAGGATATGAAACAATTGTTAAATATCCTTTCTGTGGTAACACTGTGATGAGCACTGTGGAATTTATTTTggacacacctcctcctggcacAGCACCTGTTGCAATTGGAACTCAAGTCTGTGTACCCTTTGGTGGCGAAGAGGGTTGTCCTCTATTATACAGAGAAGGGATGATTGTTAAGGTGGACCCCCATCCTGGTGTCTCATTTCCTTACCAGGTGCTCCTAAAGGGGGACAGAAAGACTCTGGGTGAGGAAGATATGGGGGAGGAGAAGCAACAAAGAAAAGCTAATGCCCAGGCTGTTTGGGTGTCCCGACAAAGCCTAAGACTCCTGACTCCTCCTTGGGAGGTCTCATATTTGGAGGGTGGAAAGGCTAAGGAGAGAGAGCGTGAGAGGGAAAGGGAAGAaagggaaaggagggaggagatggaggtagAGAGGGAAGTGTGCCAGTTGAGTATTGGAATGGGGGTACTGGGGCGTGGGGCAAGATTGGCCCATGGATTTTCGCTTGAGGGGGCTACAGGAGGACACTCCTATGGAAACACAAATCCATCGTGCCATTCAACTATGTCTGGCAGCGCAGCCCATGGCTACGGACTCAATTATACTcacagagaaagacagaagcaTCCAAACAGTCCAGACGAGGATGTGGAGCTATCACGTTTTACCCTGGGCCTCACTGTTGGTTCCAAGCCTAATGCCGTCACCTCTCAACACAGAAATGTCCTCTCCAAGTCCGATGGCTTGTCCCCTTCTTCCCCTCACCGTACAGTGGTGCGCGGCCTGGGACCCCATCATCTCTCCAGCATAGCTAGTTCTCCACCACCCTCTACCCATGCCCTCCTTGTTTCTGAAATTCACAACAGCACCCCAAACCTATCTCCAGCAAAAATCACTCCCACTCAGATCTCTACCCCAGTTCCGGGTGAGGGCTCCTCTACTACCCCCTCTCGCACTCGGACTCCCTTTTCATTGGCTCAACAGAAATATAAGAAGGGTGATGTTGTGTGCACCCCAAATGGTATACGCAAGAAATTCAATGGTAAACAGTGGAGGAGACTGTGCTCGAGGGAGGGATGCATGAAAGAGTCGCAGCGTCGAGGATACTGTTCCAGACACTTGTCAATGAGGACCAAAGAAATTGAGGcatcaggagcagagagggTAGGAGGGGGCAGCAGCTCAGGAACAGTCACCCCATCTGACCTGCATGGAAGAGCAAGCAGTGAGTTTGAATGGGATGACACATCAAGAGAGAGCAGTGAAGCCAGTAGTAGAGGAGACTCCCGACCACGCTTGGtcctcccctcgctcctccCACATGAACTATCTTCACGTTTCGACATTGATGAGTGTGAAGCTGCCACAATGCTTGTGTCTTTAGGAAGTTCCCGTTCTGGgaccccctccttctctcccatcTCCAATCAATCACCATTCTCCCCTGCCCCTTCTCCCTCACCGTCCCCTCTGTTTGGCTTCAGGCCGGCAAACTTCTCCCCCATCACTGCCTCCCCGGTACTGCAACACCGCAGACACAGGCAGCCCagtgggacaggaggagggggggcaggggggaaCAGGGCAACAgccccagctggaggaagtgaaCGTGAAAGACACACTTCGGGCATCCAGTCCTCCTTCCATAGTAACTTAATGTTTACGGTCCCCATGAGCCCCAGCAAAAGAAAACCTGATgcgcctcctccagcctcccttCCTTCACACCTCCACGACTACACACCTAAAACAGAGGTGGAGCAGGGGGACCTGGGCAACTCTTTCAGGGTGCTGTCTCCACATACTCCAATTTCacattccaacacacacacaccgacctTCTCCCGTCCTAGGGGGGTGACTACCACCTCCTCGAGTAGACCACTTTCCTCACCAGCtgtatctcctcctcctcttttggtgtctccatctccttctcctctcactCCAGATGGAGCATCTCGTCGTGCGATCCCCATATCCCAGCAGACTTTGAGGGACTCACCTGTCATTGTGAGAAATCCTGAAGTTCCACTGGCAAAATTTACAGAATGTCCGCTTGGAAAAGGAGGACTTGAGCACGAGCAGGGGATAGATAGCGCTTCATCGAAAGACATATGCCTAGCAACACTCAGTCCTCATTCAAACTCTGGCCTCCAGGTTCCCATTCCCATTAATGCTGCTGCAACCTCAATACCCAATGGCACCGTTCTTTTAAGGAGCCCAGCCCAAACACTGGTGCTTGTGTCCCCAACACCCTCCTCTTTGTCTACCACTGATGCCCCTTCCACCCCCCTGCAGGCCTTGTCAGTTACCGTTAGCACAACAGTCACAGTTCCTGTTCAGAAAAGTACAGACAGCTCTGGGGGGCAAGAAGAGAACAAGGGGGTGTTGAGAGATGATGTCCAGCAGCCTGTCCCTTGCCACCCTTCTCCAACTGCCCTGCTGCCCCTCATCCTCCCTGCAGAGAGCCTCCACCCAATCCCACGAAAGGACATCATCATGGGACGACCCGGGACAG TGTGGACCAACGTGGAGCCCAGATCCGTTCCAGTCTTCCCTTGGCATTCATTGGTCCCGTTTCTGGCACCCACCCAGTCTGATGCTGCTTCTCACCCAGGAGAGGGTCCACACCCGGTCAGCCACCCGCAGGCACCCAGTCTAAAGTCAG agaGTCAGGGGGTCGCAGCACCGTCGCAGGAACCCGCAGAGGCGCCTCCTGCTGCAGAGAGAGCTGCCCtctcccagcccccccccacatctgAGGAACAACctgcagaaaaggagaagggggaCGCGGAGAGGGAGAGACCCGACAGTGAGACGGAGAGTGACGTGGACGACCC CTTCCTCCCGGGAGTTGTACCAGAGCCGCCCCTCGCTACGTCGCCAGTAAAAAGACGCACTCAGTCTCTCAGTGCGCTGCCCAAAGATGGAGATAAGAACAGTCCTGGGAAG AGGGAGAAGGACCACATCCGAAGACCGATGAATGCTTTTATGATCTTCAGTAAGCGTCATCGAGCACTGGTACATCAGCGGCACCCAAACCAGGACAATAGGACGGTCAGCAAGATTCTTGGGGAGTGGTGGTATGCCCTTGGCCCCAAGGAGAAGCAGAAGTACCACGATCTGGCCTTCCAG GTCAAAGAAGCCCACTTTAAGGCCCACCCAGACTGGAAGTGGTGcaacaaagagaggaagaagtcCAGCTCTGAAGGTCGTGGAGTGCCAGGAGGCAAAGACATCAGAGAGCGGAGCATGTCCGAATCCACAG AACCTCATTCTGTGGATCTGAAGGGGGTTGGACCCAATATAGTCGGAGTCTCTGAAAGGAATGCAGGAGAAACCCGTCCGCGAGCCCTCTCTCAGAGTGCCATGCACAGCTTTGAGCGCGGTGACCGTGGCAACACACAAGCCCTGGCAGAGTTGGCGCAG ATGTGCGGAGATGGCGGCAGCCAGTTTCCAAGCCACACCCCAgctctgtcccagtcccagcggGGGGTCAGCGAGGACATGACCAGCGACGAGGAGCGCATGGTCAtctgtgaggaggagggcgatGATGACGTCATTG ACCCTTACCCCAGCAGCTCCATAGACCTTAAATGTAAAGAGAGAGTGACTGACAGTGACAGTGAGAATGGATCTGGAGATGAAGCTGAACGCAAG agGGTTTTTGCTCCCGTTATTTGTTCCACCGCATTATCCTCTTCATCACAACATATCCCGCATGGCAGAAGTGTCTCCCTGTCATCTTACCCGACCAGTAAGCGCTATGATGAGGGGAGaccaggtgggggagggggtgcggATCAcaggaggaaggacagaggaGACGGGGACAGTAAAGGTGCGTTTGTGGGTGAAGATGGAGGTGGGCTGCAGGCcgcctctttctccctctcgtCTGGCCAGTCACTAATGTCCACCTCAGGGGTGACGCTGTCTTCAGGGGCGACTTCTCTGGGTGCAAACCCCCTCCTGGGCATCGGCGCGGTTAGGGTGGCCTCTACAGTCGTGACCAATGTCATGCGCCCTGTGATCAGCACACCACTGCCCATTGCCAGCAAACCCAGAGATGGAGGCCCCTCATCCAGCTCACTTCCACCAGAGCGCAAGGCTTTGACGCCCCAGCACCAGCCCCAACTTCTGACGGgctctgggggtgggggggcagctaCTGGGGGTGGGTACTACTCTTCATCGTCACCTAACCCGGTGGGCTCGGGGCCCGGCGGTGTTTTGACTAATTTGGTGTTGGGAGGTCCTTTATCTGCTCAGCCTGCTGTGCAGCTCATCACCCCGGCCCCCCAGCCGCAGTCCTCCCAGCAGCAGACGCTGCCCCCCCCTACACATACATCCCACCATCAGACCAATGGACCTGtgcctctgcctctgcttcAGCCCCAGTTCCTCCCTGCCTCATCCTTAGCACCCCCGGTGGGCAAGGCGATCACACAAGTTCAGTACATCCTGCCCACCCTCCCTGCTAACAACCACCCCAAGAGTCCCCCCAGACATCTGAGCCAGACCACCAGTATCTTCACCCTCCCTCCCGCCCCGCCGACACATGCCTCCCTGGCCAACGGGAAGCAGCAGGTTACAGGTTCAGTGACGGGATACACGTCGAGCCAGACGGTGGGAGTCGTCAGCCCGGGACCGAGAG TGCAAACACAGTCTCCAGTTCTACAGGGTAAAATGCTTGTTCCTATGGCAACAGTGCGCACTGCACCAGCTCCGGCCCAGCAGTTTCCAATAGTGGctccacctcttcctgtccaAAATGGGTCTCAGACTGGAAGTAAG ATCATCCAGATTGCTCCCATGCCTGTGGTCCAGTCCCAGTTGCCACAGGGTGGGGCTGTCCACCCTCCCAATGCCTTCCCTGTCACAGTGGGCACAGCTGCTGTGGTCGCTCCAGGAACGGCGCCCTCTCAGACCGTCTTGCTGCCGCCTCCACCTACCAG GATCACCTATGTCCAGTCTACTCCAGGGGTCCCATCTTCTCTGCCTCTTGTGTCGACAACAACAGGCTCTTCAACCACTCAACAAGCACTTCCTGTGGCTGGATCTGCCTACGTTCCCTCCGCTCTGGCGACACTTGGGTTCACAGCTATTGCACCGCCTGGACAGACTCTTGTCCAGCCCCTTATCACAG GTCAGCCTCCACTCCTGGCCCCTTCACAGTCTCCCTCACCCTCCGCCTCAGTCCCAGTTTCAGGGAGCCAGATAGTCACTGCTGTTTACCCTCCTTCACCAAGCATCACTGTGGCAACAGGGGTGGTCTCCATGACAGCAGTCCCCCCCAGTGCGGTGCACTCGGGCTCCAGCCCCTCTAGTGCTTCCTCTCACATCCTGTCCAAACACACAGCGGCCGCCACGACggtcacgcacacacatccgCAGCTCCATCTGGACCGTCCGTCAGAAAGACACCTGTCCCGGGACAGACCAGCCGATCGACAAATGGACCGAGCGAGCGAGAGGCAGGCGGAGATGCTGATGCCGTTAGAGCGACAGTTGGAGAGGCAGGGACAACCCTCCAGCAGTGGCTCGGTGGCACCTCCCAGTGGCCCAGCTGTGTCTATACGGGCCAACAGTCCAACACTTCCAGTCCAGACATCTG GCAGTGTGCCTGGTACTCCAAAATTAACCCAGCTTCCAGTCAGGACCTCTCAAAAGGTGAAGGCAACTCTGGCCAATATCCCTGTGGGAAACTATGAAGGAGGAGGCcgaggaaaagagagggagaaggagagagagaaggagagagaagctgCAGGCGGTGGCCATTTCTCCTTTGATACTCAGTCGTCTCCAGCAACTCATCCGATTGAGGAGCTGCCGTCTGAAAGAGCCCCGGAGAGCTCCGGTGCAGCGGATCCCTCTGAGTCGCGGAGTCGTGACGGCACCACGACCAAAGAG GCGGGATGGAAGGAGTGcctcccttcatctcctctcctccctccatcgaGCACCGAGCCCAACCTGCCACCGCCACACACGGAGAAGGAAGGACCTGCACCCAAGAAGCTCAAAGCGCGCCCTCCTCCACTTAAGAAGACCTTTGACTCTGTGGACAA GTCTGGCAGGGTACTGTCGGAGGTGTATTTCGAGGAGCGCTTCGCGGAGCTGCCGGAGTTTCGCCCTGAAGAGGTTTTGCCTTCGCCCACGTTGCAGAGTCTGGCCACGTCACCCCGCGCCATCCTGGGGAGCTATCGGCGCAAGAGGAAGAACTCCACAG ATTTGGACTCGGCAACTGACGAGCAGGTTTCTCCGAAGAGAAAGAGCCGTCGGCGCTCGAGCTGCAGCTCGGagcccaacacccccaagagcGCCGCCAAATGTGAAGGCGACATTTTCACCTTTGACCGACCAG